Genomic segment of Salvia splendens isolate huo1 chromosome 12, SspV2, whole genome shotgun sequence:
TCATGTAAcattattaaatttgattttgtttatataaattTGATGCAACATGAGTTAATGTATAATccaattgaataaattatactagtttcttcatatttatagtATGTCATAATTAAGGGTACATTTGtccaaataaaatttatacttTTTAGAGGTATTAATTTCACCGAAATGACATTAAATGCActaacttttattaattttttatttttatggctgGTCATAACGTGGCCATTTAGCACTATTCttataaatatggagtataatctTGAGCAGCTTTCCTGCCAAATATTTTTACACCAAGTCTGAAGTATGGGTAAATATCAGGCTCCAGCTGACGTGGAAAGACATGATTGGTTCGTTGACCAATTCGACAATCGAGGAGAGACAACTCTGGTCCCACGCTTCTATCAAAACAACACTAGCTCAAATTTTTGTCCAAAAACTTCTTTTTGCAGTAATGTGATTGTGAATGTGATACGCCAAAGATTTCTCTTTTGCCTTTCCTCCCTCAATCTATGAATAAAGTAggttaataaataaataaataaatatataaatttgtgccAGTAAATAGTTACTCCATTTATTTACAATTAAAAATACCATGTACTAACTATAATAATTGAATCCAATTTTAGTCTCACTTAATGTGATACACCAAAGATTTCTCTTTTGCCTTTTCCACCCACAATCTATTTCAGTATGAGAAAATAGcttaaagtaaataaataaacttgTGCTGGTTATTCCGTTCATTTACAAGTAAAAATCTCATTTACTAATTGTGTTATGACTATAATAGGTGTAAAAATATTAGTCCCACTTTTATAGTTTAATGAATGAAATGTAAGCtccattgataaaaaaaattgaatggaATAGTGTATTGTGGAATAACTGAGTGCTGACCTTATCTTTGGACTTTGACTATATACAATTATTATTCACACAATTAATACCTCCattttatgtttaattattGCAGCATTAACTTGTAATTATGATAAACAGAAGGATACTACTCTTATCAGTTACATGTAGTGATATAAATATTAATGCAAATTGttgaaaaaatcatgaatttttgTCAAGATTTGGCTCTTAcaacaatttttaaaatgacATTAAAAACCATTTTCAacaatatttttagtttttcacATGAGCATCGGTTGGCTATTCGTGATATGTCGTTGATGTGACGCACATGCTTATGAAATTGATAATGTGGTTCGATTATATGCTATCTGTATTgagaaaaataatagtactcctactaaCTAAAATTTACCATTGAGTTTTCTCCACGCCGAATATTTTGAATGTCATTTGATACAATTTCATCCAAACTAGATATAGtgagaaaattaatattttaaaagcttaataatttttacaatcaattttgaaaattgaagcaCATACCCAAATCTGACCAAAAATATTTATGACAATTTGCCATAAATATTACATCCCCATTCTATCGAATAATAAACTGCGAATCTAATTTAGTATGAACAcgaaatatttcattttctagAAGCCAGTTATGTCATGCTTTCTTCGTGTTTCACTAACATTTCGATATATTACTCTCGCCGttcttgaaaagtatgaactatttatttctttattagtCCGTTcttgaaaaatatgaaatttctaattttagaatagttaaacaacacattatcctacacatcattttaatTACAACTAATGTCATTACACTACACTACTAATGATATGGAACTCACTTTCTACTAATATTGTAATACACTATCATTTAtctcatctcttttattttaccaattatgcaatTGTTCATACTACTTTTCAGGACGGATAGTAATAGAACTTCAAATATTTACACGAACTTAtgctaaaatttcaaatttttatttaaaattttgacacgcTTTATAAACTACTATTACAAATAATGTAATTTGTAGCAAAATACACATGCTGAAATTTTATGACAGAAAATAACGTGGCGTAACTTATCGAGATTTAGTGTGTACTCTCCATATATACATGATCACTTATCAATTGTGGAATAAGGTCGAAGTATTATTGAATTCATAAAGATAAGTGTATCAAACACGTATTTTActagtataaattaaaaaaattactacataAACTATTAATAACTAGTACTATTTCATATGTGCCATAAAAATAGAGGAAATTATGTTGATTTTAGTGTGAAAttgaaaaattatgaaataaataaagaaaaatgattggagattgttaatggagaatatAGTCCATCTCATTAATAAAAAACTTATACAAAATGGAAAGTTAACTAGTTTTGAGAGAGAAAACAAAATGATAAAAGTAGATTATTTTTTTGAAGACAAAGAGAGTAATAGTACTAGGTAAAAATGGGTAAATTCCTATAGCAAATAGTATAACTATAAACTTATcttgttttaaattaatattgaaaatCCAGATAAATGAGTAGGATTGCATGATTAAATTGGAATCGAATTGATGGTAAACAATTTAGTAGCGAAATTGTGGTCAACGAGCCGAATTGGAATGAGCTTCGCAGTTTAGGTACCTGTTATCAttacaaatttttttatcaataaatcGACAAGAACGCTGATTTTAGCCAAAATAAATTGAGAAAcgctaaaaagaaaaaataaaaaaattgaaaaaatcttCAATTTTGAACTAGAATTGAATCTGTTGATTTTAGTTCAAACCGAACCCCCTTGAAATTTTTCGGGCCAATTCTCGTTTAACattgaaccgaaaccgaaaccgaaaccggATGGAATGGCTTCAAAAGTGCAAACACGAAAAATAAGCGTGTGAGCGAACAAGCTGAATTGCAGTGCAACATTCATTTCCCTCAATTATTGCTTTATCTCTGtaaatgtaaaataaaagaaaaaggcaaAAAGAAAAACATGCACATTAATATCATGATatgaacacacacacacacacacactcactcaCACTCTCTCTGATTCAACACTTGGCAAAGCTAATTCCTCATCAGCATTGCATCCCCAAATTCAGCTCCCTCCTCTACCCTATAAAGCATAAACTCATCTTCCATCACTCCCAAAATTCGATTCACACACAGatctagagagagagtgagagagagagcgGGGAATTATGATGTGGGAAGCTGGAGGATCGACAGCCTCATCGTCAGGCGCCGGTGTTGCTGCCGGAGCTGGCGTCGGAGACGGCGGCGGCTCGGGGAGGAGAAAGCCTTCgtggagagagagggagaataacaggaggagagagaggaggaggagggcgaTTGCAGCTAAGATTTATACAGGGCTGAGGGCGCAGGGGAATTACAATCTGCCGAAGCACTGCGACAACAACGAAGTTCTCAAAGCTCTCTGCAATGAGGCGGGTTGGGTTGTTGAGCCTGACGGCACTACCTATCGCAAGGTGATTTTCACTATTCTTTCATTTTGATGGAAATTTAGAAtttgattttagtttttttaaggTTGATTTTCTTCTGGTTTCCTTGTGGCTGTTGATGATTGGAATTTTAATTTAGAGTGTGTTTTGCTTGGTTTTGTTTGGATCTGTTGATTGTGATGCTTGTCTCTTGGTTTCTACATAATGATTTATTTTTCCCCACACGAAAAGGTTTGTAAAGATGGTTTTCTATTTCGTTTCTTCCATTACTTTCTAGTTATATATTTTTGCTCCATATTTGAATGTACAGAAAAATTAGGAATGGATTTAGCATTTGGATTAAATAGTTAAATACTAGAATTTCAATTTTGGAAGAATAATTTCGTTATAGAGAAGTTTAGAAGCAGGTTAATTGGAGTATAAATTAGTGAAGGTTTACTCTGCCTAAATCCATATTTGTTTGGGTGTTAATTTGATTGAATTGGACTAATGATATAGGGATGCAAGCCAATCCCAATGGAAATAGGAGGCACCTCAACCAACATTACTCCAAGTTCTTCAAGAAATCCAAGCCCACCATCTTCCTATTTTGGCAGTCCCATTCCTTCATACCAACCAAGTCCATCGTCGTCGTCCTTCCCCAGTCCATCCCGTCTTGATGGAAATGCTTCGTCACACCCATTCGCCTTCCTCATGAACTCGTTCCCTTCGTCTCTGCCACCTCTTCGAATATCCAACAGTGCTCCTGTTACCCCACCCCTCTCCTCCCCAACAAGAGTCCCCAAGCAAACTTTCAACTTGGAGACTCTTGCAAAGGAATCCATGTCTGCCTTGAATATACCTTTCTACGCTGCTTCTGCCCCGGCTAGCCCAACTCGTGTCCATCGCTTCACTCCAGCTACCATTCCGGAGTGTGATGAGTCTGACACCTCCACTGTTGATTCCTGCCGCTGGATGAACTTCCAAGCCTACTCAAATGCTGCCAACATGGTCCCTACTTCTCCCACCTTCAATCTTATGAAACCCGTGGCTCAACCCATTCCTTCCAAGGATGGCATGTTGGATAAGGGCAAGGCTGCTGAGTTCGACTTTGAGAGTATGGCAGTGAAGCCGTGGGAAGGAGAGAGGATCCATGAGGTGGGAATGGATGATCTTGAGCTCACCCTAGGAAGTGGCAATGCTCGTTAGCATTCCTTGCTCTTGCTGCAGGCTTAAAAGGGCATGCCTAATTCTGCTCAAGTTTTAGTTTTCATGGAAGACTCTCATTCGGAGACGAACCTTGGCCCATAAAGCTTGTATCGGTTCGTCTCTAGGTTGGATAATTCATTCATATTGTTTCTGTCTGGCCTTTCATTTGATCTTTTTATGCTTTTAGCTATTATTATTGGCCCCATTTTAAGTTGCTTGGGGTTCTATTACATGTAGATATTTGTTCTCATTTTTTGGATTGTGATCAAGGTCATTATAGACTAGTATGATATCACTCCATGTGTGAACTTTTTGATGTTTCTTCTTAATCAAAGATTAGTTTTTTCATTGTTTTTAGCAGTATGCAGCAGCTCACTTGTTGAAATCAGATCACTTTTCTTCTTGCATCTACTGAAATTTGATGCAAGATTTGATTGC
This window contains:
- the LOC121757188 gene encoding protein BRASSINAZOLE-RESISTANT 1-like; this encodes MMWEAGGSTASSSGAGVAAGAGVGDGGGSGRRKPSWRERENNRRRERRRRAIAAKIYTGLRAQGNYNLPKHCDNNEVLKALCNEAGWVVEPDGTTYRKGCKPIPMEIGGTSTNITPSSSRNPSPPSSYFGSPIPSYQPSPSSSSFPSPSRLDGNASSHPFAFLMNSFPSSLPPLRISNSAPVTPPLSSPTRVPKQTFNLETLAKESMSALNIPFYAASAPASPTRVHRFTPATIPECDESDTSTVDSCRWMNFQAYSNAANMVPTSPTFNLMKPVAQPIPSKDGMLDKGKAAEFDFESMAVKPWEGERIHEVGMDDLELTLGSGNAR